Proteins encoded within one genomic window of uncultured Sphingopyxis sp.:
- the map gene encoding type I methionyl aminopeptidase, producing MYDYVSVTAADAAAPARVRDGTIKLHDEAGFAGMRKAGRLSAEILDALVPFVQPGVTTAAIDDLVRTMMLDGGGIPATLGYRGFTHSCCTSINHVVCHGIPDDKPLREGDIVNIDVTSIVDGWHGDTSRMYLVGEVPIKAKRLVEVTYECLMLGIEQAKPGNRMGDVAHAIQSHAERHRYSVVRDFCGHGLGQMFHDAPEVVHAGRPGTGPELKPGMFFTIEPMINTGKYAVKMLNDGWTAVTRDRSLSAQFEHSIGITETGCEIFTASPKGLNAPPWA from the coding sequence ATGTATGACTATGTCTCCGTAACCGCCGCCGACGCTGCGGCGCCCGCCCGCGTCCGCGACGGCACGATCAAGCTCCACGACGAAGCGGGCTTTGCGGGCATGCGCAAGGCGGGGCGGCTGTCGGCCGAAATCCTCGACGCGCTCGTCCCCTTCGTCCAGCCCGGCGTCACCACCGCCGCGATCGACGACCTTGTCCGCACGATGATGCTCGACGGTGGCGGCATCCCCGCGACGCTCGGCTATCGCGGCTTCACGCATAGCTGCTGCACCAGCATCAACCATGTCGTCTGCCATGGCATCCCCGACGACAAGCCGCTGCGCGAGGGCGACATCGTCAACATCGACGTGACCAGCATCGTCGACGGCTGGCACGGCGACACGAGCCGCATGTATCTGGTCGGCGAGGTGCCGATCAAGGCGAAGCGACTCGTCGAGGTCACTTACGAATGCCTGATGCTTGGCATCGAGCAGGCGAAGCCCGGGAACCGCATGGGCGACGTCGCGCACGCGATTCAGAGCCACGCCGAGCGGCACCGCTATTCGGTCGTCCGCGATTTCTGCGGTCACGGGCTCGGCCAGATGTTCCACGACGCACCCGAAGTCGTCCACGCCGGACGTCCCGGTACCGGCCCCGAGCTCAAGCCCGGCATGTTCTTCACGATCGAGCCGATGATCAACACCGGCAAATATGCGGTGAAGATGCTCAATGACGGCTGGACCGCGGTCACCCGCGACCGTTCGCTCTCGGCGCAGTTCGAACACAGCATCGGGATCACCGAAACCGGCTGCGAAATCTTCACCGCCAGCCCCAAGGGCCTGAATGCGCCGCCTTGGGCCTGA
- a CDS encoding P-II family nitrogen regulator: MKKIEAIIKPFKLDEVKEALHEVGVSGITVTEAKGFGRQKGHTELYRGAEYVVDFLPKVKLEVIVEDGMAERVVEAIAAAAQTGRIGDGKIFVTPVEQAIRIRTGERNEDAL; this comes from the coding sequence GTGAAGAAGATTGAGGCGATCATCAAGCCGTTCAAGCTCGACGAAGTGAAGGAGGCGCTGCACGAGGTTGGTGTCAGCGGAATCACCGTCACCGAAGCCAAGGGTTTCGGCCGGCAAAAGGGTCATACCGAGCTGTATCGCGGCGCCGAATATGTCGTCGACTTTCTGCCCAAGGTGAAGCTCGAAGTCATCGTCGAGGACGGGATGGCGGAGCGCGTCGTGGAGGCGATCGCCGCCGCCGCGCAGACCGGCCGGATCGGCGACGGCAAGATCTTCGTCACCCCGGTGGAGCAGGCCATCCGCATCCGCACCGGCGAACGCAACGAGGACGCGCTTTAA
- a CDS encoding PQQ-dependent dehydrogenase, methanol/ethanol family produces the protein MAKRVWTTALLGCAALALASCNASKNDSISGSTSLDAAEKASETLLRTGGNGDDWGAIGYSYDEQRFSPLTDINDQNVGDLGIAWFADLDDARGQEATPVVVDGIMYVTHAWSKVSAWDAATGKPLWKFDPEVPGERAVSACCDVVNRGVAVWGDKLFVGALDGRLIALDRKTGKELWSTQTFDTSKPYTITGAPRVVKDMVLIGNGGAEFGVRGYVTAYDADTGKERWRFYTAPNPKKQKDGAASDDIFATKANATWSDKGEWQTSGGGGTVWDAIVYDKDLDQIYLGVGNGNPWNHGTRSNGEGDNWFLSSVVALDATTGAYKWHYQETPAETWDYTATQPIILAEQTVDGEPAKVLYHAPKNGFFFTIDRTSGKLIDAKPFVDGINWATGYDLKTGRPIENPESRFYRTGKPFIAVPGALGAHNWHPMSYNPKTGLVYIPAQQIPQGYLQDMDELDKRKVLGFNVGTSLNKTMLPDDKAAFRAAVAATTGRLVAFDPRTGKVAWGVDYPAAWNGGTMTTAGNLVFQGTSTGRFRAYAADTGRQLLDLDMQSGIVSAPSTFRVNGVQYVAFQTSKGGAFPLVAGVAGGVTRKVPNLPRLVVLKLGGTVKLPAPPASTALAWNPPPQFGTAAEIAAGKAHFGRYCIVCHGDSAIGNGFTPDLRVSGTLANADAWKAVIIDGALKDRGMVSFARVLTPADAEALRAYVIDRSNWTKANLPDASAPMGR, from the coding sequence ATGGCGAAACGGGTCTGGACGACCGCGCTGCTGGGCTGCGCGGCTTTAGCATTGGCCTCATGCAATGCGTCGAAGAATGACAGCATCTCGGGGAGCACATCGCTCGACGCGGCGGAGAAGGCCAGCGAGACCCTGCTCAGAACCGGCGGCAACGGCGATGATTGGGGCGCCATCGGCTACAGCTATGACGAACAGCGGTTCAGCCCGCTGACAGACATCAACGACCAGAATGTCGGTGACCTCGGCATCGCCTGGTTCGCCGACCTCGACGATGCGCGCGGGCAGGAAGCGACGCCCGTCGTCGTCGACGGCATCATGTATGTCACCCATGCCTGGTCGAAGGTCAGCGCATGGGACGCCGCGACCGGCAAGCCCCTGTGGAAATTCGACCCCGAGGTTCCCGGCGAGCGCGCAGTCAGCGCCTGCTGCGATGTCGTCAACCGCGGTGTCGCCGTCTGGGGCGACAAGCTCTTCGTCGGCGCCCTCGACGGCCGGCTGATCGCGCTCGACCGCAAGACGGGCAAGGAACTCTGGTCGACGCAGACCTTCGACACCTCGAAACCCTATACGATCACCGGCGCGCCGCGCGTCGTGAAGGATATGGTGCTGATCGGCAACGGCGGCGCCGAGTTCGGGGTGCGCGGCTATGTCACCGCCTATGACGCCGATACGGGCAAGGAACGCTGGCGCTTTTACACCGCGCCCAATCCGAAGAAGCAAAAGGACGGCGCGGCGTCGGACGACATTTTCGCTACCAAGGCCAACGCCACCTGGTCCGACAAGGGCGAGTGGCAGACCTCGGGAGGCGGCGGCACCGTGTGGGACGCGATCGTCTACGACAAGGATCTCGACCAGATCTACTTGGGCGTCGGCAACGGCAATCCGTGGAACCACGGGACGCGCTCGAACGGCGAGGGCGACAACTGGTTCCTCTCGTCGGTCGTCGCATTGGACGCGACCACCGGCGCCTATAAATGGCATTATCAGGAAACGCCTGCGGAAACCTGGGATTATACCGCGACCCAGCCGATCATCCTCGCCGAGCAGACGGTGGACGGCGAGCCCGCCAAAGTGCTGTACCATGCCCCGAAGAACGGCTTCTTCTTCACGATCGACCGGACAAGCGGCAAGCTGATCGACGCAAAACCCTTCGTCGACGGGATCAACTGGGCGACGGGCTATGACCTAAAGACCGGCCGTCCGATCGAGAATCCCGAATCGCGCTTCTACCGGACCGGCAAGCCCTTCATCGCGGTGCCCGGCGCGCTCGGTGCGCATAATTGGCACCCGATGAGCTACAACCCCAAGACCGGGCTCGTCTATATCCCCGCGCAGCAGATCCCGCAGGGCTATCTCCAGGACATGGACGAACTCGACAAAAGGAAGGTGCTGGGCTTCAACGTCGGCACGTCGCTGAACAAGACGATGCTGCCCGACGACAAGGCCGCGTTCCGCGCCGCGGTCGCCGCGACCACCGGCCGCCTCGTCGCCTTCGATCCGCGTACCGGCAAGGTCGCCTGGGGCGTCGACTATCCCGCCGCGTGGAACGGCGGCACGATGACGACCGCGGGCAATCTCGTCTTTCAGGGCACGAGCACCGGCCGCTTCCGCGCCTATGCCGCCGATACCGGCAGGCAGTTGCTCGACCTCGACATGCAGTCGGGGATCGTCAGCGCGCCCTCGACCTTCCGCGTGAACGGCGTGCAATATGTCGCCTTCCAGACGAGCAAGGGTGGCGCCTTCCCGCTCGTCGCCGGGGTCGCGGGCGGGGTGACGCGCAAGGTGCCGAACCTGCCGCGCCTCGTCGTGCTCAAGCTCGGCGGCACCGTGAAGCTCCCGGCACCGCCCGCCTCGACAGCACTCGCGTGGAATCCGCCGCCGCAATTCGGCACGGCGGCCGAGATCGCCGCGGGCAAGGCGCATTTCGGGCGCTATTGCATCGTCTGTCACGGCGACAGCGCGATCGGCAACGGCTTCACCCCCGACCTCCGCGTTTCGGGCACGCTCGCCAATGCCGATGCGTGGAAGGCAGTGATCATCGACGGCGCATTGAAGGACCGCGGCATGGTCAGTTTCGCACGCGTGCTCACGCCCGCCGATGCCGAGGCGCTGCGCGCCTATGTGATCGACCGGTCGAACTGGACCAAGGCGAACCTGCCCGACGCATCGGCACCGATGGGGCGGTAA